Part of the Scrofimicrobium sp. R131 genome is shown below.
ATCGTCACCGATGACGGGGTCCTGGCCGGCACCGCTGAGCATCCGCTGGAACAGCAGCCCGACGCCGTGGTCGAGGGAAACCGCGTCACCGAACTGCCGGGTTGGCAGGTGCTCACCACCCAGGAAATGTCCCGCCAGCAGCAGGCGATCTTTGACCTGCGGGTTCCCTACACGGACGATCCCGAAGACGGTTCGATTCGAACCACCGATGCGTTCAACGCCTTTGTTTTCCGGCCCATTCTGGAATACGACGAGGCGGCCGACACCATGACCAACGTGGAGACGGGCGTGGTCTACCACGCGAGTGATCGCGGCCAGTTTGTCGATGACCAGGGCAACGCGCTCACCGTCGGCTGGCGGGTGGGGGTCGGTTTTGAGAACTACACCAAGGCGTTTGGCGACTCCCGTTATGCCGGCCCGTTCTACTCCATTTTGTGGTGGACCTTTGCGCAGGCATTCCTCTCGGTGGCCTTCACCTTCCTGTTAGGTCTGTTCCTCGCGGTCACCTTCAACCGAAAGATCCGGGGCCAAAAGATCTACCGAGTGATGATGATCCTGCCGTACGCGATTCCAGCGTTCATTTCGGCGCTGATCTTTGCCGGCATGTTCAACCGCTCCTACGGGTTCATCAACCAGGTGCTGCTGGGGGGCGCGGACATTCCGTGGCTGCAAAATGCCTGGCTGGCGAAGCTGGCGGTGCTCCTGGTCAACCTCTGGCTCGGGTTCCCGTACATGTTCCTGGTCACCACCGGTGCGTTGCAGTCGGTTCCCTCCGAGTTGGAGGAGGCGGCCAAGATTGACGGCGCCGGTCCGGCTCGGCAGTGGTGGTCAATCAAGTTCCCCCTGGTGTTCATTGCCACCGCCCCGCTGCTGATCTCTTCCTTTGCCTTCAACTTCAACAACTTTTCACTCATCTACATGCTGACCGGGGGTGGACCGTCCTTCGGGGACCCACTGATTCCACTGGGTCACACGGACATTCTGATCACCATGGTGTACAAGATTTCGGGAATCGATGGGGGAGCCGCCAAGGACTACGGCCTGGCGTCGGCGCTCTCAATTCTGATCTTCGTCATCGTCGGCACCATCTCGGCGATCTCGTTCCGCCAGACCCGCAAGCTTGAGGAGATTATGTGACATGAGCGCGCAAACATTATCTCAACCCAACGTGGGCTCGGGGCAGACCCCGGAGCCGCCGCAGAACCGTCGGTCGTTTGGCCGCTGGGCACGGGACAAGGGCTGGCGACACCTGGTTGGCATCGTGATGTCGATCGTGGCCCTGACCCCGATCATCTACATCATCTCAGCCTCGCTCAACGTGAACGGCACCCTGACCGGGTCGAACGAACTGTTCTCCACGGTGAGCCCGACCAACTACCAGGCACTGAACGCAACCATGTTCTGGAAGTGGGTCGGCAACACCCTGGTGATCGCCTCGGTTACCTCAATCGGTACGGTGCTGATGGCGGCCGCGGCTGCCTACGCCTTCTCCCGGTTCCGGTTCAAGGGTCGCCGCCTCGGCCTGACTTCCCTCCTCATCATCCAGATGTTCCCGCAGATGCTGGCATTCGTGGCCATCTTCCTGCTGCTGCTCAACCTGGGGAATGTGGTTCCGATTCTGGGGTTGAACTCGACCCTCGCCCTGATTGCGGTCTACCTGGGCGGCGCGCTGGGGGTGAACACCTTCCTGCTGTACGGCTTCTTCAACTCGATTCCGAAGGAACTGGATGAGGCCGCCATGATCGACGGAGCCTCCCACGCGCAGATCTACTGGACCATTGTGCTCAGGCTCGCGTCCCCGATTCTGGCGGTGGTGGCGCTGCTCAGTTTCATCTCCACGTTTGGCGACTTCGTCATCGCCAGGGTGATCCTGCAATCAGAGTCGAACTGGACGGTGGCGATCGGCCTCTACTCCTGGGTTTCCAGCCGGTTGGACGCCAACTGGGGACAGTTTGCCGCCGGGGCCATCATCGCCACCATCCCGGTGCTGGTTCTGTTCCTGTTCCTGCAAAAGTACATTGTCGGTGGCCTGACCGCCGGCTCAGTCAAGGGCTAGCTGGCCCCGCTGGCCCAGTTGGCCGCCCTGGGCCGCCAACTGGGCCACCTTGGACAGCTGCGCCTCACCCGTTGGAGTCGGGCCGCTGACCGGAGATTGACATTCCGGTTGGCGGCTCGACTTCTGCTCGTTTGGCGGAGGAGGGGAGGCCGACCGGCACCTGGGAACCGCCCTCCGGCAGGACGGGTGCCCGCCCGGTCAGAGCCCGCAGTGAGTAGACGATGGCGACCAGGTCCAGGACTT
Proteins encoded:
- a CDS encoding ABC transporter permease subunit, with product MSPGDGESPDGKKPRRTINLAEWGPGYFVKLVLMALVNAFGVYLLIASFNAKSWGLFAAVLVLVALADWVYFARKTLPLKYILPGLAFLLAFQIYTIFFTVYVSFTNYGDGHNSTKGAAISALLQQNEKRVEGSAAYPVTVVEKGSDLGLAIVTDDGVLAGTAEHPLEQQPDAVVEGNRVTELPGWQVLTTQEMSRQQQAIFDLRVPYTDDPEDGSIRTTDAFNAFVFRPILEYDEAADTMTNVETGVVYHASDRGQFVDDQGNALTVGWRVGVGFENYTKAFGDSRYAGPFYSILWWTFAQAFLSVAFTFLLGLFLAVTFNRKIRGQKIYRVMMILPYAIPAFISALIFAGMFNRSYGFINQVLLGGADIPWLQNAWLAKLAVLLVNLWLGFPYMFLVTTGALQSVPSELEEAAKIDGAGPARQWWSIKFPLVFIATAPLLISSFAFNFNNFSLIYMLTGGGPSFGDPLIPLGHTDILITMVYKISGIDGGAAKDYGLASALSILIFVIVGTISAISFRQTRKLEEIM
- a CDS encoding sugar ABC transporter permease; translated protein: MSAQTLSQPNVGSGQTPEPPQNRRSFGRWARDKGWRHLVGIVMSIVALTPIIYIISASLNVNGTLTGSNELFSTVSPTNYQALNATMFWKWVGNTLVIASVTSIGTVLMAAAAAYAFSRFRFKGRRLGLTSLLIIQMFPQMLAFVAIFLLLLNLGNVVPILGLNSTLALIAVYLGGALGVNTFLLYGFFNSIPKELDEAAMIDGASHAQIYWTIVLRLASPILAVVALLSFISTFGDFVIARVILQSESNWTVAIGLYSWVSSRLDANWGQFAAGAIIATIPVLVLFLFLQKYIVGGLTAGSVKG